The following coding sequences are from one Schizosaccharomyces osmophilus chromosome 1, complete sequence window:
- the utp15 gene encoding U3 snoRNP-associated WD repeat protein Utp15 codes for MSAPSGRLQPQRFAALPNPITAENKFWRSFKVPVVAKEYSSVSNIHFSAESPHDFAVTSGTRVQIYGASSRSVKKTIARFKDIAYSGNIRKDGKLLIAGDATGLVQIFDLSTRSILRSLNVHKYPVQVTKFCPYSTTSFLSGSDDKTVKVWDLTTGEASHDLQGHEDYVRAAEWLSATRLVSAGYDGTVRLWDTRLAQPEVMSFDHGDSVDAVLPLQSGSTIVSAGGPSVKVWDLVAGKSTAAKTLANHQKSVTCLSTNSDNTRVLSGGLDGHVKIYNVADWKVVHGIKYSAPILSLGLSPDDRNLVVGMTNGALSQRTRRVGKQPTTKTPFLLGVGSAFGVAQRKKDVYKGENDEFYVEEVRRKRLRPFDKALKTFNYGDALDMSLENGSPILVVTMLIELLHVGGLRIAISNRDDLSLSPLLKFLRKYIQDPRFTDVLTIVANTVLNIYGIALGGSVMVESAISKFREKVEQEVVISQKANELVGMLNMLSA; via the exons ATGTCTGCACCTTCTGGAAGGCTTCAACCGCAGCGGTTTGCTGCGTTGCCAAATCCGATCACAgctgaaaataaattttggCGATCTTTCAAAGTTCCTGTCGTAGCAAAGGAATATAGTTCTGTCAGCAACATTCATTTCTCTGCTGAATCACCACATGATTTTGCTGTTACAAGCGGTACACGTGTTCAAATATATGGAGCAAGCTCACGTTCtgtgaagaaaacaattgcCCGTTTCAAAGATATTGCATATTCCGGTAATATTAGAAAAGACGGTAAACTACTCATTGCAGGTGATGCCACTGGTCTCGTTCAG ATTTTCGATTTATCGACTCGTAGTATCTTAAGAAGTTTAAATGTGCATAAGTATCCTGTGCAGGTTACTAAATTTTGTCCTTATTCAACAACTAGCTTCCTTTCTGGATCTGATGACAAGACTGTTAAAGTCTGGGATTTAACTACGGGTGAAGCTAGCCATGATCTTCAGGGACATGAGGATTATGTGCGTGCCGCAGAATGGCTAAGTGCTACTAGACTGGTAAGTGCTGGTTATGATGGCACTGTTCGATTATGGGATACACGTTTGGCACAACCCGAGGTAATGTCATTTGATCACGGAGATTCAGTGGACGCTGTCTTGCCCCTGCAATCAGGAAGTACTATAGTTTCTGCTGGTGGGCCTTCTGTTAAGGTTTGGGATCTGGTAGCTGGTAAATCAACAGCAGCTAAAACACTGGCCAACCATCAAAAGAGTGTTACATGCTTGAGCACGAATTCAGACAATACTCGTGTCTTAAGTGGTGGTTTAGATGGCCATGTCAAAATTTACAACGTGGCTGATTGGAAGGTTGTCCACGGTATTAAATATTCTGCTCCTATTTTGTCACTGGGTCTTTCTCCTGACGATCGAAATCTCGTCGTTGGTATGACCAATGGTGCTTTGTCTCAAAGAACCCGCCGCGTAGGCAAGCAACCGACCACAAAGACTCCTTTCCTCTTAGGTGTCGGCAGTGCATTTGGTGTTGCTCAACGTAAAAAAGACGTTTACAAGGgtgaaaatgatgaattCTACGTCGAAGAAGTACGTCGTAAAAGACTTCGTCCTTTCGATAAAgctttgaaaacttttaatTATGGCGATGCTTTAGATATGTCCCTAGAAAACGGATCCCCAATTTTGGTGGTTACCATGTTAATTGAATTATTGCATGTGGGAGGTCTACGTATAGCGATTTCTAACCGTGACGATCTTTCTCTGAGTCCGCTTTTGAAGTTCTTGCGAAAATATATTCAAGATCCACGCTTTACAGACGTTTTGACTATAGTTGCAAACACTGTCTTGAACATATATGGAATTGCATTGGGCGGTAGTGTCATGGTTGAAAGTGCCATTTCAAAGTTCCGCGAAAAGGTTGAGCAGGAAGTTGTCATTTCTCAAAAAGCCAACGAGCTGGTTGGCATGTTAAATATGCTTTCAGCATAA
- the cdt1 gene encoding replication licensing factor Cdt1: MRAGSQTTLPFSVEKVRFPSSKRKLSEADDSDNCKLPNAPTPLPALKKKVVHQDNPNSSESCQPSVSTDYSPAKHPLESFFSALDICWNFHISINTKPTFQLLQSKVSSSIKLSFHLSHLAQILTIWPEAYRLRPCISQYQGRRVATYELQSSSQKALDANTSRLQEFHRRLVRYLEIHPQTQDIPETQLPPLPKLNQNNPGTPSLTELLHLKKTASPTKETVCCQEKEEGESDKHNNSTQDSSSFEKQVESSVTPVASKSSLQLKSHSTSSVATKKENPAQLSLRQSSLFDRVRKKQQVAEAKKIEISKKDPVLQKLSSEKVSLVRIIDLIFVQLSTWPSRRSFSMTELVSSIQKSLSCNMSLNECIDMVQLLASTLPSWCSIHHLGNVQVVTFTRMVQGKPYLRSQIVSELNQKIRE, encoded by the coding sequence ATGCGCGCTGGTTCGCAAACAACATTGCCGTTTTCTGTAGAAAAAGTTCGCTTTCCTTCATCAAAACGAAAGCTTTCAGAAGCAGATGACTCAGACAATTGCAAACTTCCAAATGCTCCCACACCCCTTCCAGCtctaaaaaagaaggtagTCCATCAGGATAATCCAAATTCTTCGGAATCCTGCCAGCCTAGCGTTTCAACAGATTATTCGCCGGCAAAGCATCCTTTAGAGTCTTTTTTCTCCGCTCTAGACATTTGCTGGAACTTTCATATTTCTATTAATACAAAACCAACGTTTCAACTTTTGCAATCAAAGGTCTCTTCGTCAATAAAACTATCGTTTCACCTGTCTCACCTTGCGCAAATTCTTACCATATGGCCGGAAGCATATCGACTGAGGCCGTGTATCTCGCAGTATCAAGGCCGCCGAGTTGCTACTTATGAGCTTCAATCTTCATCCCAAAAAGCTTTAGATGCTAATACGTCTCGGTTACAAGAATTTCATCGTCGTCTCGTAAGGTACCTTGAGATTCATCCTCAAACTCAAGACATTCCCGAAACTCAACTTCCTCCTTTGCCTAAATTAAATCAGAATAATCCTGGAACACCATCTTTGACTGAATTgcttcatttgaaaaagactGCATCTCCCACGAAAGAAACCGTGTGTTGCcaggagaaagaagaaggtgAATCTGATAAACATAATAATTCAACACAAgattcatcttcttttgaaaaacaagttgAATCATCGGTTACTCCCGTTGCTTCCAAATCCTCGTTACAGTTAAAAAGCCATAGTACAAGTAGCGTCGctacaaagaaagagaacCCAGCACAGTTATCTCTGCGGCAGTCTTCACTGTTTGATCGTGTTCGCAAAAAGCAGCAGGTTGCAGAAGCTAAGAAAATTGAGATAAGCAAAAAAGACCCCGTCCTACAAAAACTGTCTTCTGAGAAGGTTTCCCTAGTTCGGATCATTGACCTTATTTTTGTTCAGCTTTCGACTTGGCCTTCAAGgcgttcattttctatgACGGAGTTAGTCTCCAGCATTCAAAAGTCTCTTTCCTGTAATATGTCTTTAAACGAATGTATTGACATGGTTCAACTACTTGCTTCTACGCTCCCTTCGTGGTGTTCCATCCACCATCTAGGAAATGTTCAAGTGGTCACCTTTACTAGAATGGTTCAAGGGAAGCCTTACCTTCGTTCTCAAATTGTTTCTGAATTAAACCAGAAAATCCGTGAATAA
- the uvi15 gene encoding tail anchored plasma membrane protein Uvi15 — MSAQQFYGDKGYGPAPPQQAYGGYPPQQNYPSYPQGGGGYPQQQPMYVQQPPQNQSAGGGDMCCGLLAGLACCCCLDALF, encoded by the exons ATGTCTGCTCAACAGTTCTACGGTGATAAAGGTTAC GGTCCTGCTCCTCCCCAACAAGCCTACGGCGGTTATCCTCCTCAACAAAACTACCCTAGCTACCCTCAAGGAGGCGGTGGTTATCCTCAACAACAGCCCATGTATGTTCAACAACCTCCCCAAAATCAAAGTGCTGGTGGTGGTGATATGTGCTGTGGTTT GTTGGCCGGTCTTGCATGCTGTTGCTGCTTGGATGCGTTGTTTTAA